In Sphingobacterium thalpophilum, a genomic segment contains:
- a CDS encoding TonB-dependent receptor domain-containing protein: MKRYYLLATLGLCSKLYAQEVDTTTNRLEQVEVKAYFNKQPLLRLTSSAAVLSSQMIQSQQSPSFVSAMNRVPGLRMEERSPGSYRLALRGSMIRSPFGVRNVKIYLDDFPFTDAGGNTYLNLIDPSAIGQINILKGPDGSIYGANSGGVLSFYSKGFDRCDKPEVNLQLTGGSYGLFQEQLNAILPINQTQQLAINQSWTRSDGYRQNSALNKKNIQLNYNWQYAKTSELKFTGFYSDLGYQTPGGLTAAQMESDRRQARPKGGPNPGAAEQKAAIYDKTFFGGLSNQTHLSSKMTLFASVFGSSNQIKNPFITNYEKRDEKNLGTRLYLSYVDLLSQDLKYEVQLGLEAQKGWYAIDNYDNALGVATDPQAKDKLENSQQSFFARTQLEWLERLQVELSLGLNENKIGYQQRYPVAQENKENIDFGSTWMPRAALSYLITPMLALRASISKGFSAATVAEVRSSDNTINTMLKPETGTNHEFGLRWHLWNRRIILDAAAYTYQMNNAIIRQVRDNGAEYFQNAGKINQKGLEASLFMYLIRPQTTGMVRSLQLTSNFSLNDYSFKTYQVGDKNYKDNKLPAVPKTVWVNSLNIFFPNEFQLDLLSNLTAAIPLDDANTVYAKRYHLLQGKLSWSKSVCSRHKIRFFVGADNLLNEKYSLGNDINAFGGRYFNPAPLRNYYGGMSFNF; the protein is encoded by the coding sequence ATGAAAAGATATTACCTACTTGCTACCCTTGGTTTATGTAGCAAATTATATGCGCAGGAAGTGGATACTACGACTAATCGGCTAGAACAGGTCGAAGTTAAAGCCTACTTCAATAAACAACCGCTATTGCGATTGACATCTTCTGCGGCTGTGTTAAGCAGCCAAATGATCCAATCCCAGCAGTCGCCCTCTTTTGTTTCAGCAATGAACAGGGTGCCGGGTTTACGCATGGAAGAACGTTCCCCTGGGAGTTACCGGCTAGCACTCCGTGGGAGTATGATCCGTTCACCTTTTGGTGTTCGCAATGTCAAAATATATCTGGACGACTTTCCATTTACTGACGCAGGCGGGAACACCTATCTTAACTTGATAGATCCATCCGCAATAGGGCAAATAAATATATTGAAAGGTCCAGATGGATCAATCTATGGGGCCAATTCAGGCGGTGTGCTCTCCTTTTATAGTAAAGGATTTGATCGATGTGACAAACCTGAAGTCAACCTCCAATTAACGGGGGGCTCCTACGGTCTTTTCCAAGAACAGCTCAATGCAATATTACCCATCAACCAGACTCAGCAACTTGCTATCAATCAAAGTTGGACGAGAAGTGACGGTTATCGCCAGAATTCAGCCTTAAACAAAAAGAATATCCAGCTCAATTACAATTGGCAATATGCAAAAACATCCGAATTGAAATTCACCGGTTTCTATTCGGATCTCGGTTACCAAACTCCGGGGGGGCTCACCGCAGCACAAATGGAGAGCGACCGCAGGCAGGCCCGGCCTAAGGGCGGACCAAATCCTGGTGCTGCTGAACAAAAAGCAGCAATCTACGACAAAACATTCTTTGGTGGACTGAGCAACCAGACGCATCTCAGTTCTAAGATGACCTTATTCGCCAGTGTATTTGGTTCATCCAATCAGATCAAAAATCCCTTCATCACCAATTACGAGAAAAGAGATGAAAAGAATTTAGGAACGCGCCTGTATTTATCTTATGTCGATCTGCTGAGCCAAGATTTAAAATATGAAGTCCAACTGGGCTTGGAAGCGCAAAAGGGCTGGTATGCTATTGACAATTATGACAACGCCCTAGGTGTCGCTACCGATCCTCAGGCCAAGGACAAATTGGAAAATAGTCAGCAATCATTTTTTGCACGCACCCAACTGGAGTGGCTAGAGCGTCTCCAGGTAGAGCTGTCGCTCGGATTAAATGAGAATAAAATTGGCTACCAGCAACGTTATCCTGTCGCACAAGAAAACAAAGAAAATATTGATTTCGGGAGTACATGGATGCCACGAGCAGCACTATCCTATTTGATCACTCCAATGCTTGCACTTAGAGCATCGATTTCTAAAGGTTTCTCTGCAGCAACTGTTGCTGAGGTCCGCTCGTCAGACAATACAATTAATACGATGCTGAAACCAGAAACAGGTACAAACCATGAATTTGGGCTTCGTTGGCATTTGTGGAATCGCCGGATTATTTTAGATGCAGCGGCCTACACGTATCAAATGAACAATGCCATTATCCGACAAGTACGAGATAATGGTGCTGAATATTTTCAAAATGCGGGTAAAATAAACCAAAAGGGATTGGAAGCCTCGCTATTCATGTATTTGATCAGGCCTCAAACAACCGGTATGGTCCGTAGCCTACAGCTGACCAGCAATTTTTCCCTTAATGACTACAGTTTCAAAACCTATCAGGTAGGCGACAAAAACTATAAGGACAATAAACTTCCTGCGGTTCCTAAAACGGTATGGGTAAATTCGTTGAATATATTTTTCCCGAATGAATTCCAGTTGGATCTTCTTTCCAATTTAACAGCAGCAATACCACTGGATGACGCAAACACTGTTTATGCCAAACGGTATCATCTTTTACAAGGCAAATTATCCTGGAGCAAATCTGTCTGTTCACGGCATAAAATCAGATTTTTTGTTGGGGCCGACAATCTGCTCAATGAAAAATATAGTCTTGGAAACGATATCAATGCTTTTGGAGGACGGTATTTTAATCCTGCCCCTTTACGTAATTATTATGGCGGAATGAGTTTTAATTTTTAA
- a CDS encoding DEAD/DEAH box helicase encodes MEFHQYTLTDIDFTKVSRYSYFPWMDLTLAHFQVNAMEMEVNQATFQVLENYTDFEVMIIHTLPTTAVFCSCPQTGFCRHQKAALSKLFTQENWLAFFDHNRYQHLLKKVAAQYGMEKESSLENYFAAQIKTGKLEFLLKDKQLISIDDFDLVEESLAPKVKTTAEQQHHFVVLTRNRYYKNLQILLCQAPMTKSGLPKNPISASENQSRIWQSSSIEEMQFYTAVYQFSHAVQQDIEISSSLKAVAKNPLHLDFYLHDYEKSDNITASTLSPVQFNLNKGDIKLFITKKDAFYAIHGEIHIHTIAYNLQDLVVLLDHFILIKNQLFLIENRFHLKLIRLFGNKGEQLLIHQRKFEEFNRLFLEQIAHSVELNFKDIPKASKPQLKENLYYQDMQSLLFLEESEDFVNLIPVMRYGEVEIPILSKRNIFGTDSKGTQFLVDRKREAETKVISLLLKQHPYFQEQMDAGSFQHFYLHRKYFLDSNWFLDAFEEWQHQGIQIIGFNTLRGNKLSRFKGKIHVEVLSGQNWFNANIQVKFGPKSVSLKKLEKAVRNRSQFITLDDGTQGILPQQWLDKFEAYFNAAESIADDFIEIPKYKFNEIDHLFDQAELDPIVLAELSTLRKQLANFSSLSEVQLPPTFVGNLRPYQQQGLQWLHFLDGLNFGGCLADDMGLGKTIQILAFLATQKAKGQSAPTLLVLPTTLIFNWRHEIQQFLPSFQTLVLDGPNRMEKGMQFEQYDLVLISYHNLLTDINTLKKITFNYVILDESQQIKNPDSQRYKTVNLLKSRNRIILTGTPIENNTMDLYAQLSFIVPGLLGSKKYFKDVYTTPIDAFHDRKRKKMLKEKIKPFILRRTKQDVLRDLPTKNELVLYCEMKTAQRRIYDLYEKEFRDFISAKDGDEIKKSPMHVLKGLTKLRQICNSSKLLQNEDLTSAADSAKIEMLIEQIQHKKDQHKMIVFSQFVSMLNLIKEALDKQGIRALMLTGQSKNRGKLVSDFQSDKDIPVFLVSLKAGGTGLNLTAADVVYLVDPWWNPAVEQQAIDRIYRMGQQKTVTAVRLISPNTVEDKIQTLQQHKKEISNSILDEGGSLDVFYLDKSYLMNLLR; translated from the coding sequence ATGGAATTCCATCAGTATACATTGACCGATATCGATTTCACCAAGGTGAGCCGTTATTCTTATTTTCCTTGGATGGACCTGACACTGGCCCATTTCCAGGTCAATGCGATGGAAATGGAGGTCAATCAGGCAACTTTTCAGGTACTGGAGAATTATACCGATTTTGAAGTGATGATCATCCATACGTTGCCAACAACAGCCGTCTTTTGCAGTTGTCCACAAACAGGGTTCTGCCGTCATCAAAAAGCGGCTTTAAGTAAACTATTTACACAGGAGAATTGGCTGGCATTTTTTGATCACAACCGCTATCAGCATCTCCTCAAGAAGGTTGCGGCACAATATGGGATGGAAAAGGAATCGTCTTTAGAAAACTATTTTGCTGCCCAGATCAAAACAGGGAAGCTGGAGTTTCTGTTAAAAGACAAACAACTAATCTCCATTGATGACTTTGATTTAGTGGAGGAATCTCTTGCCCCGAAGGTCAAGACGACAGCCGAACAGCAGCATCATTTTGTGGTGTTAACGCGCAACCGGTACTACAAAAATCTACAAATACTCCTGTGTCAAGCTCCAATGACGAAATCCGGCCTTCCTAAAAACCCGATTTCTGCTAGTGAGAACCAGTCTCGTATCTGGCAAAGCAGCTCGATTGAGGAAATGCAATTTTACACCGCTGTTTACCAATTTTCCCACGCTGTGCAACAGGATATTGAAATCAGCTCCAGCCTGAAGGCGGTTGCAAAAAATCCGTTACACCTCGATTTTTATCTGCATGACTATGAAAAATCCGACAATATAACAGCCTCCACCTTATCGCCGGTTCAATTTAACCTAAACAAAGGTGATATTAAGCTCTTTATTACAAAAAAAGATGCGTTTTATGCCATTCATGGAGAAATTCATATTCATACGATAGCCTACAATTTACAGGATTTAGTTGTTCTTTTGGACCATTTCATTCTCATCAAAAATCAGCTTTTTCTGATTGAAAATAGGTTTCACCTCAAGTTGATCCGTTTGTTTGGCAACAAGGGGGAGCAATTATTGATCCATCAGCGTAAGTTCGAAGAATTCAACAGGTTGTTTTTGGAACAGATAGCACATTCCGTGGAGTTAAATTTTAAAGATATTCCCAAAGCAAGCAAGCCACAGTTGAAGGAAAATCTGTATTATCAGGACATGCAGTCCCTTTTGTTTCTGGAGGAATCGGAAGATTTTGTCAACCTTATTCCTGTCATGCGTTATGGTGAGGTCGAAATTCCTATTTTAAGTAAGCGGAATATATTCGGTACAGACAGCAAGGGTACACAATTTTTGGTCGATCGGAAACGTGAAGCTGAAACAAAAGTTATTTCCCTGTTACTGAAACAGCATCCCTATTTTCAGGAGCAAATGGATGCGGGAAGCTTTCAGCATTTTTATTTGCATCGCAAATACTTTCTGGACAGTAACTGGTTTCTGGATGCTTTTGAGGAATGGCAGCATCAGGGTATACAGATCATTGGATTTAATACGTTACGTGGAAATAAATTAAGCCGTTTTAAGGGAAAAATACATGTGGAGGTCCTCAGTGGACAAAATTGGTTCAACGCCAATATACAGGTCAAATTTGGTCCCAAAAGTGTCTCCCTAAAAAAACTTGAAAAGGCAGTACGGAACCGCTCGCAATTCATCACCTTGGATGACGGCACCCAGGGCATTTTACCGCAACAGTGGCTCGATAAATTTGAGGCCTATTTTAATGCTGCAGAATCGATCGCTGATGATTTCATTGAAATTCCAAAATACAAATTCAATGAGATCGATCACCTGTTTGATCAGGCTGAGCTAGACCCCATCGTGTTGGCTGAGCTCAGCACGTTGAGAAAGCAGCTCGCTAATTTTTCTTCGCTATCCGAGGTCCAGCTACCTCCAACTTTTGTCGGAAACTTACGCCCTTATCAGCAACAAGGACTACAATGGCTGCATTTCTTGGATGGGCTTAACTTTGGCGGCTGTCTTGCCGATGACATGGGACTTGGCAAAACGATCCAAATATTAGCCTTTCTGGCTACTCAAAAAGCAAAGGGACAATCTGCACCAACATTACTTGTACTTCCCACGACCTTAATTTTTAATTGGCGGCATGAAATCCAGCAATTCCTTCCATCTTTCCAGACGTTGGTTTTAGATGGTCCAAATAGAATGGAAAAAGGGATGCAGTTTGAACAATATGACCTTGTTTTAATTTCTTATCACAACCTGCTGACGGATATTAATACGCTAAAAAAAATAACCTTCAATTATGTCATATTGGACGAATCGCAGCAAATCAAAAACCCGGATTCCCAGCGATACAAAACGGTAAATTTATTAAAATCAAGAAATCGCATTATTTTAACAGGAACTCCTATCGAGAATAATACGATGGATCTTTATGCTCAGCTTTCCTTTATTGTGCCGGGTCTACTAGGAAGCAAAAAATATTTCAAAGATGTCTATACGACTCCTATTGATGCTTTCCATGACCGCAAGAGAAAAAAAATGCTGAAAGAGAAAATAAAGCCTTTCATTCTCCGTAGAACAAAACAGGATGTATTACGTGATCTTCCTACAAAAAATGAACTGGTCCTTTACTGTGAAATGAAAACTGCCCAGCGGCGAATTTATGATCTTTATGAAAAAGAGTTTCGGGATTTTATCTCTGCCAAAGATGGTGATGAAATCAAGAAAAGCCCCATGCATGTCCTAAAAGGTCTAACAAAATTGCGTCAGATATGTAATTCAAGCAAACTTCTCCAAAATGAAGATCTGACTAGCGCTGCGGATTCTGCCAAAATCGAAATGCTTATCGAGCAGATTCAGCATAAAAAAGACCAGCACAAAATGATCGTGTTTTCACAGTTTGTCAGTATGCTCAACCTGATTAAAGAGGCTTTGGATAAACAGGGTATTCGCGCGTTGATGCTCACGGGCCAGTCCAAAAATCGAGGTAAATTGGTTAGTGACTTTCAATCAGACAAAGATATCCCCGTTTTTCTGGTTAGTCTAAAAGCCGGTGGTACCGGACTTAATCTTACCGCGGCCGATGTAGTGTACCTGGTAGACCCCTGGTGGAATCCTGCTGTTGAACAACAGGCGATCGACAGGATCTATCGCATGGGGCAACAAAAGACGGTTACCGCTGTTCGATTAATCAGCCCTAACACGGTCGAAGATAAAATTCAGACCTTACAGCAACATAAAAAGGAGATTAGCAACAGTATTCTGGATGAGGGCGGAAGTTTAGATGTCTTTTATCTCGACAAAAGCTATTTAATGAATTTGCTACGCTAA
- a CDS encoding HlyD family secretion protein, which produces MSNSTLSEKEIKRRRKIWIINILSAVVIVVTIIWGILVFFHINESVYTDDAQVDAHITPINSRISGYIKTIRFDEHQKVHKGDTLVIIDDAEYRILLQNAQATLADAKASKTISQSGIAIAGNSTAIANANIDEMRARLDNMELNYRRYESLVKDEAVTQYQFDQVKADYEAMLAKYKALLAQERVSKLNTHESEQKLSINDASLLKAESAIDLAKLNLSYTVITAPYDGVLGRRTIEEGQLVQNGTPLVNIVRDEQKWITANYTESQLKNIALGAKVNIEIDALAGKTFEGEVAAISEATGSKYSAVPVDNSTGNFVKVQQRIPVRINFTASNTPKDLAMLRVGMNAIIRIK; this is translated from the coding sequence ATGAGCAATTCAACATTAAGTGAGAAAGAAATAAAACGAAGGCGGAAGATATGGATCATCAACATCCTATCTGCGGTCGTCATTGTGGTAACAATTATCTGGGGTATCTTAGTCTTTTTCCACATCAACGAATCTGTTTATACAGATGATGCCCAGGTAGATGCCCATATTACCCCTATAAATTCGCGTATCAGCGGTTATATCAAAACAATTCGATTTGATGAGCATCAAAAAGTTCACAAAGGCGATACACTCGTCATTATTGATGATGCTGAGTACAGAATTTTATTACAAAATGCACAAGCCACTCTTGCCGATGCCAAAGCAAGTAAAACAATATCGCAATCTGGAATTGCCATTGCCGGCAACAGTACTGCGATAGCAAATGCCAATATCGATGAGATGAGAGCCCGGCTAGATAATATGGAATTGAATTATAGGCGTTACGAGAGTCTCGTGAAAGATGAAGCAGTAACGCAATATCAATTCGATCAGGTAAAAGCAGATTATGAGGCCATGTTAGCCAAATATAAGGCACTTTTGGCGCAAGAGCGTGTATCGAAACTTAACACACATGAGTCTGAACAGAAGCTGTCAATCAATGATGCCTCATTACTAAAGGCCGAATCTGCGATTGATCTAGCCAAGTTAAACCTTTCGTATACGGTTATCACTGCACCGTACGACGGTGTATTGGGACGGCGGACGATAGAAGAGGGCCAATTGGTGCAAAACGGTACGCCATTGGTCAATATTGTACGTGATGAGCAGAAATGGATTACCGCAAATTATACCGAAAGTCAACTAAAAAATATTGCCCTCGGGGCAAAAGTCAACATTGAAATTGATGCATTGGCCGGGAAGACATTTGAAGGTGAAGTAGCCGCCATATCCGAAGCAACAGGATCTAAGTATTCTGCTGTTCCGGTTGACAATTCTACGGGGAACTTTGTTAAGGTACAACAGCGCATTCCGGTTAGAATTAATTTTACAGCATCCAATACCCCAAAAGATCTCGCCATGCTTCGCGTAGGTATGAATGCTATCATACGTATTAAATAA
- a CDS encoding MarR family winged helix-turn-helix transcriptional regulator, with product MKNESMNPVKPLVDSIIALRTSLKQYYIQKIKEQQLDITYEMLQVLAALWKKEQMNQQDVATAIQKNKASVTPLIDNLCKRDLVKRVSDPNDRRNNLIELTVKGDEYRTLLDPVQQDLYRVILQEISEKKVLEITETLEKLTAIIDKQ from the coding sequence ATGAAAAACGAATCCATGAATCCAGTAAAACCCTTAGTGGATAGTATCATTGCTTTGCGAACGAGCTTAAAACAATACTATATCCAGAAAATAAAGGAACAGCAATTGGATATCACCTATGAAATGTTGCAAGTATTGGCAGCACTGTGGAAAAAGGAGCAAATGAATCAGCAAGATGTAGCCACAGCAATACAGAAGAACAAAGCAAGTGTCACTCCGCTGATCGATAATCTTTGTAAACGGGATCTGGTTAAACGCGTTAGCGATCCCAATGACAGACGAAATAATTTAATCGAATTAACGGTAAAGGGAGACGAATATAGGACATTGTTAGACCCTGTCCAGCAAGACCTCTACCGTGTGATCCTGCAGGAGATATCAGAAAAAAAAGTATTGGAAATTACAGAAACTCTCGAAAAATTGACCGCAATTATTGATAAGCAATAG